Below is a genomic region from Henckelia pumila isolate YLH828 chromosome 3, ASM3356847v2, whole genome shotgun sequence.
TCTTACAAGGAGAAGTTCATAGTGAGGTGTTATGAAGTGGGAATCAACAAAACTGCTACTGTTGAAACCATTGCTAATCTCTTGCAGGTCTCTGTAGtttggattccattttcaactTTCTCTGTTTTTTTCTCTTAGGTTTGGAGTTGTAAAGATCTCATTTTTTTTTGCTCTCAATTGGCTAAGTGTTGACGTTCTTGTTTCCCTTTTTCAGGAGATTGGTTGCAACCACGCTCAAAGCGTTGGATTTTCGACCGACGGATTTGCAACAACACTTTCGATGAGGCAATTGCATCTTATATGGGTGACTGCTCGGATGCACATCGAGATCTATAAATACCCTGCTTGGTAGAGTAAATTGATCTGCAATCCTAACGATCAACTTCTAAGTAGCTAATGgtcccaaaaaaataataataaatgctaAGCAGCTTGctgatttattttcattttacattGACTATTAATAAACAGGAGCGATGTTATCGAGATAGAGACTTGGTGTCAAAGTGAAGGACGTATTGGCACTAGGCGTGATTGGATTCTCAAGAATTATGCCAACGGTGAAGTCATTGGAAGAGCTACGAGGTGATATAGAATTCAACTTGTGATGTTGTATaaaccaaaattaaaatttgaaatgtaGGAAAAATGACGAGAGAAGGAAGATGAAATGAATATCTTGTTGATCTTGCTTTGTGTTTATGAAATGCTCAACTCCTGTATACAACGCAAAAGTTTAAGACGCATTGATCTCACATGGTCATCGAGAAACTGATTGCTGATTTTTCCCCTGTTTTAAGCCGACTAAGATAGtgtaatttttttgtaaaatattctGTGTGCTCCTAGCCACGTATCAATGACCTTTCAAGGAGAGCTCTAATGGCAAGAGCTGTTGTATACGGAAAAACTGGTTAAATAGTAATAATCTAGGTTTGTCTAGTATAGAAAGTCCCAATTGCTATATAATGCCATTTACTATCTTCAATCTAACTATTTCCAGTCATGGTTTTGCCTCTTTTCATTCTCATTCTCGTTGACTAAATTACTAGAAATTTACTGTAATTTATGAGTCATTCATTTTATTGCAGCAAGTGGGTGATGATGAACCAGGACACGAGGAGGCTTCAAAAAGTCACTGATGATGTCCGTGATGAAGTTCTGTTTTATTGCCCAAAAGAACTTAGGTAAATTTCGTTTCATATTAAACGTCCTCCTTCAGTAACTGAATAATAATGTTTGTAAGTATTGAATATTAGAAATCTAAATGTGAAATTATGCCTCTTCAGTCTATCAAGGGAAGCtttcgaaattttggtatggaaaaaatacatattgataccgtatagataccgaaaaaaaaaaaatcgatataccgaaaaaatgCTTGTATATCGAAAACATTTCGGTACAGTATCGGTATAATTTGGTATTTTTGTACGGTATGTAAGCCCTAGGATTTAGTATCCTACAATATTTCACTTCATTGCATTCTAAACTCATAAATTACCCGATTTTTGTTTTTGCTTCTTCCTCAGCACGTATTTAGTTGCTTGCACTTAAACTGGCCTGATGAAATTTCATAAATCTTTAAGAGCCTTAACACCCGATGGAATTtgttacatgttttattttcatGATGTATAATATTTCTAACTTGCACCTTTAGTTTGCCCGAGTTAAACTCTTTTGATGAGAGACAATTGTGCTATTTTGTCTACCATGACATCTCACTTCCCCAACTACTAATTCTAAGTCATTTGTCATAAAACATATGTAATATATCATATGTTTGAACTTCCTTGTTAAAATTGTTGGCCATATTTGGTATATTTACTAACCGCCTTATTAGCGGTGATTGTTTCATTGAATATCTGTGCAAACAATTTATATCGTGCCATGTTTGACTCAAACtaatgtgtttttttaaaatataccgCATCTGAACAATTGACACATTGGATTGCTGTCAGTCGCACGTGTTAATACACAACAAAGTCAACAGTTTACGTCATAACCTAGTCTTTACTCTTCCTCTACAATTGAGATGAagggtatttttgaaattttacatTTGGTATACCAAAAATAAATCTCTGAAACTCACCCACTTGATAATGTGATCATTCTTGTTTGTTTGTATTATTAGCTCTTTGTTTGTTTACAATTTCATCCCCTAATTGCCATTTTTTCCGTTCGACAACCTGATCATGATGAGTTCGTGTACCATTCATTGATTTGTTGTTTATGCCAGATTAGCATTTCCTGAAAAGAACAATGCTAGCCTGAAGAAAATAGCAAAACTAGATGAAGCAGCTGCATATTCCAGAGCCGGGCTCGTGGTATGATGACATAGttttaattaattgtattttttcAGCTGGAGTAATAGCACACTTTGTTTTGGCAGCCTAGACGATCTGATCTGGACATGAACCAACATGTAAACAATGTCGCCTACATTGGTTGGGTCCTTGAGGTTGGTTGGCATTCAATTCTCTTTCCCCACTTGCCTCAAATATAAATAGGACTCTTTGATAAGGTTGTGTTTGGGATTGCTTCCTAAAAGTGCTTAGCAATCCCAAACACCACCTTAGTATTCTATCAAGTTGTAACTTGCAAAATTTGGCAACTTCTCATATTTTTAGGTATGCTTTTGATACGTTGTCTTCTTTTTATAAAACACAAAGTACTTTTTCACTTAAAAAACTTTTTGCTCCCGTTTTTTTCTTTTACAAATAAACAATTACAATATCCCtttttactaattttttttgttttaaaaataagtacTCAGGCAGATTCAAACTTGTaccattttatttctttttagtTTGGCTACAGGAATTTAACTTGTACATTTAGTCATTTATCAATCTGTTGCCTCTGATATAGCATTCATTCGTTTGTAGAGCATGCCTCAAGAGATTATTGACAGCCACGAGCTGCAAACCATAACGTTGGATTAcaagcgtgaatgtcagcatgATGATATAGTGGATTCCCTCACGAGCCCTGAATCTGCCATGACTGAATCAGTTTCAGAGCTTCAGGGTTCAAATGGATCTCCAACTTCTGCAAACAGCGAAAATGACTGCCTCCAGTTTCTGCACTTATTGAGGTTATCAAGTGACGGTTCTGAAATAAACAGGTGTCGTACTGAGTGGAGGAAGAAACCTGCTAAAAGATGAGCTTCATTACTAGCTTAGCAAAGCCTTTAGCGTATCAGCAATCATGTAAGTCTTTGCCTCCAGTTTCCCTTCTTTTTCCTTTTCGTTGCTCATATGTTTCTAGTATTTCCTTTTGAGGGATTTTGCTTAAATTTCAGGACATCATttagaagaagatgatggattTGTTGTAACTTAACATGAGGATATTtatgtttgtgaaaaaaaataaaagtttggatgatgaatttatattttgctCTGTCAAAGGACAAAGGTGTCATGCACATACATATAAATCTAACATATTCTGCTTATGATGTCCAATTAGCTCTGGGCCAACTAAGAAGCATCCATCTTGATATTATGGCcctgtttgggattttttttaaaggagaaACTCCAAAAGTACTTCTTAGAAGCATTCTCAAACAATACCTTGTATATACTTGCCATTGATATCCATTTAAAACAATACCTTTACTTGCCATTGATATCCATTTGCACGTGCCGAAATTtttggttttaaaatttttttatctagAGATTATATTAAAACAATACCTTTACTTGCCATTGATATCCATTTGCACGTGCCGAAATTtttggttttaaaatttttttatctagagattatattaaaatcaaaaacTTTAGAAAGGatttttatgtgatttttttaaatatgataATGTTTTATTATTTCTATAACAATTTCTTTTGTTAAGACTTAAGAGTGGCGATCATCTATGTATTTGAAAATATAGAGAAGGGGTATTTGTTAtatgagttataaattttttgtttctttattgTTATAtgagttataattttttttaaaaatgtgtctttattatattttttttattaaattaaaatgatgTGTATTTGTAATATGGAAAAGGTATTTTCGGTATATCAACCTTGATTCCAAaaatagttattttaaatttatcatgCTTTCTACGTACAATACTATAGCATGGTCATAATATATTGTATCATTTGAAGAACTTTTGATAATAACTTTTTCTTTAATTACTTGTGAATTAATTAAGATATAAGATCGTTTTGAagagtataaataattaactaaAAAGTATTTGATTTTGTGATTGTGTATTGTAGATATTTCTTAATAAATGTATGTgtgtgtaaatatatatatatattttaaaaaaaagtcttactattgttctttttttttttagtgaaaAGATGATTTTCATTATCACAAAGGTCGATCAAAGATTACAGCTTTTTTCAAAAACAGAGTAGCATCCTGAAATGGGAGATTACTTACATTTAAGCAGTAAACTTATCATAGCTAATTGATGAGCAACTTGGTTGACCTTTCTCGAGCAATTAATTAATGATCCAAGCCTGAACAAGCAGTTGGTATTTGCTAGGCAACAGGAATGGATCATGCATCTTGAGCAAAGGTAGTGGAAAGTTGAATAAATTTTATCAGTTGTCAAGTGTCAACACATGAGATTCAACAATCCAATGAGACTCTTAAAGCCATACGCACAACTTTCTTGGTGGCAACCAGTAATCAAATAAAATGAAGGGGAGAAATTTCCAAAAAGATATTTAGCAGACTCAAATAAAACATTCACCTCATTATCACGTCCCACATGAATTCCAAACGCAAAATAATCAATCCAAAGATTCAGCGGCAGCTTTTCTTGATAAGAATCCACAGCAGCTAGCAAAAGTCACCTTCACCATCTCCTTGGCAAAATCCTCTCCCCATATCGGTTCAAAAATATGGTTGGCGGAGTTAATCAGTCGCAAATATTATAGGATCGGAAATTCCAAGGCAGCTGCTGGAAGAGTTATTCTGTAGCTAGCGTGGGAATTCAAAACAAACCCTAACAACATCTTGCATGTGTAATATACGTACATGATTGCAATCTTAAGGTAAGGTTCCGATAATTGAAAATGTGAGGTTCGGGATCATACAGGGGAAATTATAAAATTGCATTTTTAACCCTTCAAATTTTGATGTTGCAGTTTTTAGTAATTT
It encodes:
- the LOC140890857 gene encoding oleoyl-acyl carrier protein thioesterase, chloroplastic, whose protein sequence is MLLQGGAFSACNLAIIENRRLPGWICNAAPSGRLGRAHSSRVMSVATGEQMSKPHAPTHQPSLANRLRLGSLADDGLSYKEKFIVRCYEVGINKTATVETIANLLQEIGCNHAQSVGFSTDGFATTLSMRQLHLIWVTARMHIEIYKYPAWSDVIEIETWCQSEGRIGTRRDWILKNYANGEVIGRATSKWVMMNQDTRRLQKVTDDVRDEVLFYCPKELRLAFPEKNNASLKKIAKLDEAAAYSRAGLVPRRSDLDMNQHVNNVAYIGWVLESMPQEIIDSHELQTITLDYKRECQHDDIVDSLTSPESAMTESVSELQGSNGSPTSANSENDCLQFLHLLRLSSDGSEINRCRTEWRKKPAKR